Sequence from the Acidimicrobiia bacterium genome:
CGCCCGAGGACTCGGTTGACCAGGGTCGACTTGCCCACGTTGGGCCGGCCGACGACGGCCACGACGGGAGTCGCGTTGCGAGGGGGCATGACCGCAGGATAGGGATGCGTCCTGGCTCCGGGCCTCACCTACGATTCGGTCATGGTGGAAAAGGTGCTCCTGGCCGAGCCGCGGGGCTTCTGCGCCGGCGTCGAGATGGCGATCAAGGCGCTCACGTGGATGGTGGGCATCTTTGAGCCACCGGTGTACTGCTACCACGAGATCGTCCACAACGTGGCAGTGGTCGGTGTCTTCGAGCGGGCAGGCGTTCGATTCGTCGAGTCGATCGACGAGGTCCCCGAGGGTGCCCCGGTGATGCTCTCGGCTCATGGTTCTGGCCCCGACGTCGTGGCGACGGCAGGGGCCCGGTCGGCGGTTCTGGTCGATGCCGTCTGTCCGTTGGTTACCAAGGTTCATCACGAGGTGCGCCGCCGCGCCACCGACGGTTTCGACATCGTCTATGTAGGGCACGAAGGGCACGACGAGGCGATCGGCACCGTGGCGGTTGCGCCCGGGGCGGTCACGTTGATCGATCCCGAACGGGGCCTGGGAGAGTTCGAAGCCAGGGATCCGTCGCGGGTCGCGCTCCTCGCCCAGACGACCCTCGGTCTACACGAGTGGCAGTCGGTGCTCGACTCCGCCAGGAGCCGCTATCCGGAGCTGTGGACCGCTCGCCGCTCCGACCTCTGCTACGCCACCACCAATCGCCAGGAGGCAGTGCTGGCGTTGGCGGACCGGTGCGAGCTGGTGCTGGTGGTCGGCTCCGAGAACTCGTCGAACACCCAGGCGCTGGTTCGGGTGGCACGCACTCGCGGCGTTCCGGCGTATCGCGTCGAGGCGCCCGATGTGATCGATCCGGCGTGGCTTCGGGGTGTGACGACGGTCGGGGTCACCGCCGGTGCCTCGGCGCCGGACGGTGCCGTTCGGGCGGTGATCGCCGCAGTCGCTCCCGAGCATGGTGTGGAGACACTCACCGTCACACCGGAGGACGAGTACTTCCCTCCCCCGCCTCAGCTGAGGGCCTTCGTGAGTGCGCTGCAGGCGGCGGTCGAGTTCGGCGTCACCGCTCGCCATCCCGGCCGGCCCGGCCCTCTCGAGGACGATCGAGCGTGGAACGCGACCAGGGCGCTCGAGATGTTGGGCGCCTAGACCGCTCCGACAAGGTCGAGGATGGTGGCAACCACCTGGGAGGCGGCCAGGTGGGTGGTGTCGACGATCACGGCGTCCCCGGCGGGGCGAAGCGGAGAGGTCTCTCGCGACGAGTCGAGATGGTCCCGCAGCGACATCTTGGCGGCGAGATCGCCGAGATCGGCACCGCCCGACTCGGGGTCGCGGGAGCGGCGCATGGCCCTGGTGGCGACATCGGCGGTGAGGAACACCTTGACCGGGGCGTCGGGGAACACGGCGGTGCCGATGTCCCGACCCTCGACCACCGCCGAGCCGCCGTGGTCTGCCACCCACTCGCGCTGCATCTGAACGA
This genomic interval carries:
- the ispH gene encoding 4-hydroxy-3-methylbut-2-enyl diphosphate reductase is translated as MVEKVLLAEPRGFCAGVEMAIKALTWMVGIFEPPVYCYHEIVHNVAVVGVFERAGVRFVESIDEVPEGAPVMLSAHGSGPDVVATAGARSAVLVDAVCPLVTKVHHEVRRRATDGFDIVYVGHEGHDEAIGTVAVAPGAVTLIDPERGLGEFEARDPSRVALLAQTTLGLHEWQSVLDSARSRYPELWTARRSDLCYATTNRQEAVLALADRCELVLVVGSENSSNTQALVRVARTRGVPAYRVEAPDVIDPAWLRGVTTVGVTAGASAPDGAVRAVIAAVAPEHGVETLTVTPEDEYFPPPPQLRAFVSALQAAVEFGVTARHPGRPGPLEDDRAWNATRALEMLGA